In Coriobacteriaceae bacterium, a single window of DNA contains:
- a CDS encoding pilus assembly protein has translation MLRTSCCIDVAREDRAQSTVEAAFLLPTFLTLVLLALQPVCLLYTRAVMESAAAETARLMTTTTVGDDEDIKEFARRRLAAVPDVSIFHAGGPLSWDIELGRADAGGVSSVSVTGEVKPLPVIGAFAQAMGGTAEGGYVELKVDVSYQSRPEWLEGDYDSWIAAWD, from the coding sequence GTGCTAAGGACATCGTGCTGTATTGATGTTGCGCGCGAGGACCGGGCTCAGTCTACGGTCGAGGCGGCATTCCTACTGCCGACGTTTCTGACGCTCGTCCTGTTGGCGCTGCAGCCGGTGTGCCTGCTCTATACACGCGCGGTCATGGAGTCTGCCGCCGCCGAGACCGCGCGGCTCATGACCACGACGACGGTGGGGGATGACGAGGATATTAAGGAGTTTGCCCGCCGCCGTCTTGCCGCGGTTCCCGACGTTTCGATTTTCCATGCCGGCGGGCCCCTGTCGTGGGATATCGAGCTTGGTCGGGCCGATGCGGGCGGCGTCTCGTCCGTTTCCGTTACCGGCGAGGTTAAACCGCTGCCTGTGATCGGTGCGTTTGCGCAGGCTATGGGTGGTACCGCCGAGGGCGGCTACGTTGAGCTCAAGGTCGATGTCTCGTATCAATCGCGTCCCGAATGGCTGGAGGGAGATTATGATTCGTGGATTGCTGCATGGGATTAG